In Verrucomicrobiia bacterium, the genomic stretch ACGCGGCAGATGGGTCTTCCGATATTTGCCCGCCAGCCGCCCCTGCCGATCCACCAGCACCGCCGTGTTGTACACCACCCGGCCCACCCGCTCATACACCCCCGCCACCACCCACGCCCGGAGCCGCTGCGCCAGCCGGCCCAGCCGCTCGGTCGTCGGCCCGGGCACCGCCTCGCTCACCTCCGCGTAACTTTTCCCCGTCCCAATCACCGTGATGCCCTCGGGCAGGCACACCAAATCCACCGGCTCCGTCTCGCCCTCCACCAGCCGGCAAAATTGCTCCACACTCTGGGCCGGCCCCCCCGTGTTCTGCGGCCGGAGATACACCGTGAGCAATCGCACCGGCCGCTGCGGCATTGCCGGCAGCTCGCGCAATTCCACCTCATCCCACACCACCTCCCCCTCCGGCGCAAACGCCAAAGCCAGCTCCACCTTCACCGCCACCGCGTTGGTGGGAATCCGCGTGGTGTACTCCACCCGCGTCCACCGGCCCTCCCGCGCCACGTCCAGCGCGTAGTCCGGCGGCCGCGCCTGGCGCCCGCGGGCGTCCAGCCATTCCAGCCGCCCAATCACCGACCGGCGCTCCAGAGCCACGCCGCGCGCGCGATACCAGGCCGAAAAGCGATACACCGCGCCCCCCTTCAGCCCCTTGATTTCCGTGCGCCATCCGCCGAACGCGGCCAGGTTGCCCCCGCTCTCAATCTGCAGCGCGCTCCCGCTCCGCCCCCCCTCCGCCAGCACGCGGCATTGCGGGCGCGTCTCCTCCCGCGGCGTGAAGGGACGCCACCCGCCGGCATCGGGTCCCTCAAAATCCGCCGCGCGATACACCACCGTTTCCGCCGCCACCAACGACAGGCCCGCCAAACACCAGGGCAGCCAATAGAGGGTTTTCATGCCACCACCCAACCATCTTTTACCCCGTTTGGCAATCATGGGATGGGCCGCCGGGCGCCGGGCCCGTTTCCCCCCTCACCACAACAACCGCGTGTAATGCCGGAGTATGACCCGCACCTGCGGCAGCAAATCCACCTGCGCATACTTGAACCACACCGTGCCCGAAGTCTGCGACGTCCCGGGCGGCAGCAGGTTTAGCTCCCGCAAAATCTCAATGGCCCCGCTGCCGCCCCCCACACTCACCAGCCCCAGCCGGTGGCGATTCTCAAACAGGTAGGCCACCTGCTCCACCGCCGCCTGCTCCAGCTCATCCGGCAGCGCCGTCTGCCCCGCCCCGGGCGTGTTCCCCGGCAGCACATAGCCCCCGGTGTATATCACCCGCGCCAGCTCGCCCGCGTGCCCCAGCGGCGCCGCCAGCTCGATGAGCGCCTGGGAAACGGAGATTTGCGCCCCCACCTCCGGCAGCGTCTCCCACTGCGCCTGCCCCGCCCGCCGCAGGGCCAGCGCGGTGATGGACTCCACCGGATAGCGATCCACCCGCACCTCGAGCGCGTCGGCGCGGAAATCGTACGCCGCATTCTCCCGGCGGGCAAAGCGGCGATGGCACTCCAGCTCGAAGCGCGCGGTGACAAAGCGAATCAGATCCGCCAGCCGCGCGTCATGCGCCGTCTCAAACGCCGGAATGCCCAGCCGGGCCTTGAGCGTGGCAAGTTGGGTCAGCATAACGCCTCGCTTAATCGGTTTCCGTCAATATCAACCGCTGCGCCGCCGCGCCCCCCAGCAACCGCCCGCTCGCATTCCCATTCAAATAAATCGTGGTGGCCGACGCCGGCCCGATGCGAACGGAAAACGTCTGCGCGTTGGTGGATTGCGCCGGCACACGCGCCGCCAGGGTCACCTGCCGCAACTGCCCCACCGTCAGCGTATCAGTCA encodes the following:
- a CDS encoding carbon-nitrogen hydrolase family protein, whose product is MKTLYWLPWCLAGLSLVAAETVVYRAADFEGPDAGGWRPFTPREETRPQCRVLAEGGRSGSALQIESGGNLAAFGGWRTEIKGLKGGAVYRFSAWYRARGVALERRSVIGRLEWLDARGRQARPPDYALDVAREGRWTRVEYTTRIPTNAVAVKVELALAFAPEGEVVWDEVELRELPAMPQRPVRLLTVYLRPQNTGGPAQSVEQFCRLVEGETEPVDLVCLPEGITVIGTGKSYAEVSEAVPGPTTERLGRLAQRLRAWVVAGVYERVGRVVYNTAVLVDRQGRLAGKYRKTHLPREEWEAGITPGDEYPVFQTDFGRVGLIICYDLQFPEPSRALAARGAELLVLPIWGGSEVLARARAIENCVYLITSTYDMRSFIVDPTGAVLAEATAQKPVARAEIDLEAQFFQPWNGNMKTRTWKEWRPDLPVAPR